A section of the Excalfactoria chinensis isolate bCotChi1 chromosome 32, bCotChi1.hap2, whole genome shotgun sequence genome encodes:
- the CADM3 gene encoding cell adhesion molecule 3 isoform X1 — protein MPPTAPHVGFVLLLILGAAEGNLSRDVSQPTTSDETVVAGGTVVLKCQVEDPDDSSLQWSNPAQQTLYFGEKRALRDNRIQLVRSTPNELTISISDVVLSDEGEYTCSIFTMPVRTAKALVTVLGIPQKPQIFGHEQPIDEEKIARLTCRSSGSKPAAQLRWKKGNKELKAEGTEVVEDSNGKTFTVSSRVEFRVTKEDNDAEVTCTVDHESLQNSERSTTQKLQVHYKPTAKIEPHPQYPREGEKLQLQCDGQGNPVPQEFLWEKEGSDAPLQLSSDSILIFPFLNKSDSGTYICTATSSMGSVIAKYNLDVSDASPVPSTSSTYHAVIGGVVAVIVFLLLSLLIVLGHYLIRHKGMCIRHGETTTARPQQNPPEVVMCTYLTHEAKGSDDAPDADTAIINAEGGQAGGDDKKEYFI, from the exons TGAGCCAACCCACGACGTCGGATGAGACCGTGGTGGCTGGAGGCACAGTGGTGCTGAAGTGCCAGGTGGAGGACCCCGATGACTCCTCGCTGCAGTGGTCCAACCCTGCCCAGCAGACCCTCTACTTTGGGGAGAAACGAG CCCTACGAGACAACAGGATCCAGCTGGTGAGGTCCACACCGAACGAGCTGACCATCAGCATCAGTGATGTGGTGCTGTCAGATGAGGGGGAGTACACCTGCTCCATCTTCACCATGCCTGTGCGGACCGCCAAGGCCCTCGTCACCGTGCTGG GAATCccccaaaaaccccaaatcttTGGCCACGAACAGCCCATCGATGAGGAGAAAATCGCCCGGTTGACGTGCCGGTCCTCCGGTAGcaaacctgcagcacagcttcgATGGAAAAAGGGCAACAAGGAGCTGAAGG CTGAGGGCACCGAGGTGGTGGAGGACTCCAATGGGAAGACCTTCACTGTCAGCAGCCGAGTGGAGTTCCGTGTCACCAAGGAGGACAACGATGCCGAGGTGACCTGCACGGTGGACCACGAGTCCTTACAGAACTCTGAGAGGTCAACCACACAGAAGCTGCAGGTCCACT ACAAACCAACAGCGAAGATCGAACCTCACCCGCAGTACCCACGGGAAggagagaagctgcagctgcagtgtgatGGGCAGGGCAACCCTGT cccccaggagTTCCTATGGGAGAAGGAGGGCAGTGACGCTCCGCTGCAGCTGAGCTCCGACAGCATCCTCATCTTCCCCTTCCTCAACAAGAGTGACAGTGGCACCTACATCTGCACGGCCACCAGCTCCATGGGCAGCGTCATCGCCAAATACAACCTGGATGTCAGCG ATGCCAGTCCTGTGCCATCGACTTCCAGTACATACCATGCGGTCATCGGCGGAGTGGTGGCCGTCATCGtcttcctcctgctcagcctcctcaTCGTGCTGGGACATTACCTGATCAGGCACAAAG GTATGTGCATAAGACACGGGGAGACCACCACAGCCAGACCGCAGCAAAACCCACCCGAGGTGGTGATGT GCACCTATCTGACCCACGAGGCCAAGGGCTCCGATGACGCTCCGGATGCCGACACGGCCATCATCAACGCGGAGGGCGGCCAAGCAGGTGGCGACGACAAGAAGGAATATTTCATCTAA
- the CADM3 gene encoding cell adhesion molecule 3 isoform X2 yields the protein MPPTAPHVGFVLLLILGAAEGNLSRDVSQPTTSDETVVAGGTVVLKCQVEDPDDSSLQWSNPAQQTLYFGEKRALRDNRIQLVRSTPNELTISISDVVLSDEGEYTCSIFTMPVRTAKALVTVLGIPQKPQIFGHEQPIDEEKIARLTCRSSGSKPAAQLRWKKGNKELKAEGTEVVEDSNGKTFTVSSRVEFRVTKEDNDAEVTCTVDHESLQNSERSTTQKLQVHYKPTAKIEPHPQYPREGEKLQLQCDGQGNPVPQEFLWEKEGSDAPLQLSSDSILIFPFLNKSDSGTYICTATSSMGSVIAKYNLDVSDASPVPSTSSTYHAVIGGVVAVIVFLLLSLLIVLGHYLIRHKGTYLTHEAKGSDDAPDADTAIINAEGGQAGGDDKKEYFI from the exons TGAGCCAACCCACGACGTCGGATGAGACCGTGGTGGCTGGAGGCACAGTGGTGCTGAAGTGCCAGGTGGAGGACCCCGATGACTCCTCGCTGCAGTGGTCCAACCCTGCCCAGCAGACCCTCTACTTTGGGGAGAAACGAG CCCTACGAGACAACAGGATCCAGCTGGTGAGGTCCACACCGAACGAGCTGACCATCAGCATCAGTGATGTGGTGCTGTCAGATGAGGGGGAGTACACCTGCTCCATCTTCACCATGCCTGTGCGGACCGCCAAGGCCCTCGTCACCGTGCTGG GAATCccccaaaaaccccaaatcttTGGCCACGAACAGCCCATCGATGAGGAGAAAATCGCCCGGTTGACGTGCCGGTCCTCCGGTAGcaaacctgcagcacagcttcgATGGAAAAAGGGCAACAAGGAGCTGAAGG CTGAGGGCACCGAGGTGGTGGAGGACTCCAATGGGAAGACCTTCACTGTCAGCAGCCGAGTGGAGTTCCGTGTCACCAAGGAGGACAACGATGCCGAGGTGACCTGCACGGTGGACCACGAGTCCTTACAGAACTCTGAGAGGTCAACCACACAGAAGCTGCAGGTCCACT ACAAACCAACAGCGAAGATCGAACCTCACCCGCAGTACCCACGGGAAggagagaagctgcagctgcagtgtgatGGGCAGGGCAACCCTGT cccccaggagTTCCTATGGGAGAAGGAGGGCAGTGACGCTCCGCTGCAGCTGAGCTCCGACAGCATCCTCATCTTCCCCTTCCTCAACAAGAGTGACAGTGGCACCTACATCTGCACGGCCACCAGCTCCATGGGCAGCGTCATCGCCAAATACAACCTGGATGTCAGCG ATGCCAGTCCTGTGCCATCGACTTCCAGTACATACCATGCGGTCATCGGCGGAGTGGTGGCCGTCATCGtcttcctcctgctcagcctcctcaTCGTGCTGGGACATTACCTGATCAGGCACAAAG GCACCTATCTGACCCACGAGGCCAAGGGCTCCGATGACGCTCCGGATGCCGACACGGCCATCATCAACGCGGAGGGCGGCCAAGCAGGTGGCGACGACAAGAAGGAATATTTCATCTAA